A window of Streptomyces sp. DG1A-41 contains these coding sequences:
- the rpsJ gene encoding 30S ribosomal protein S10 gives MAGQKIRIRLKAYDHEVIDSSAKKIVETVTRTGASVAGPVPLPTEKNVYCVIKSPHKYKDSREHFEMRTHKRLIDILDPTPKTVDSLMRLDLPAGVDIEIKL, from the coding sequence ATGGCGGGACAGAAGATCCGCATCCGGCTCAAGGCCTACGACCACGAGGTCATCGACTCCTCGGCGAAGAAGATCGTCGAGACGGTGACGCGTACTGGTGCGTCGGTCGCGGGCCCGGTGCCGCTGCCCACTGAGAAGAACGTGTACTGCGTCATCAAGTCGCCGCACAAGTACAAGGACTCGCGCGAGCACTTCGAGATGCGCACCCACAAGCGCCTGATCGACATCCTCGACCCGACCCCCAAGACCGTTGACTCTCTGATGCGACTCGACCTCCCGGCCGGTGTCGACATCGAGATCAAGCTCTGA
- the rplD gene encoding 50S ribosomal protein L4 translates to MSTVDILSPAGDKAGSVELPAEIFDVEKVSIPLIHQVVVAQLAAARQGTHKTKTRGEVRGGGKKPYRQKGTGRARQGSTRAPQFAGGGVVHGPVPRDYSQRTPKKMKAAALRHALTDRARHNRIHVVSGVVEGETPSTKAAKSLFGKISERKNLLLVVDRSDEAAWLSARNLPQVHILEPGQLNTYDVLVSDDVVFTKAAFESFVAGPKANDTEGSEV, encoded by the coding sequence ATGAGCACTGTTGACATCCTTTCGCCGGCGGGCGACAAGGCCGGTTCCGTCGAGCTCCCCGCGGAGATCTTCGACGTCGAGAAGGTCAGCATTCCGCTGATCCACCAGGTCGTCGTCGCGCAGCTGGCCGCTGCCCGCCAGGGCACGCACAAGACCAAGACCCGTGGCGAGGTCCGTGGTGGCGGCAAGAAGCCGTACCGCCAGAAGGGCACCGGTCGCGCCCGTCAGGGCTCGACCCGCGCGCCGCAGTTCGCCGGTGGTGGCGTCGTGCACGGTCCCGTGCCGCGCGACTACTCGCAGCGGACGCCCAAGAAGATGAAGGCTGCCGCGCTGCGTCACGCCCTCACCGACCGGGCCCGTCACAACCGCATCCACGTCGTCTCCGGCGTGGTCGAGGGCGAGACCCCCTCCACCAAGGCCGCCAAGAGCCTGTTCGGCAAGATCAGCGAGCGCAAGAACCTGCTCCTGGTCGTCGACCGCTCCGACGAGGCCGCGTGGCTGTCCGCCCGCAACCTGCCCCAGGTCCACATCCTGGAGCCGGGCCAGCTGAACACGTACGACGTTCTCGTCTCGGACGACGTGGTCTTCACCAAGGCCGCTTTCGAGTCCTTCGTCGCCGGCCCGAAGGCCAACGACACCGAAGGGAGCGAGGTCTGA
- the rplW gene encoding 50S ribosomal protein L23 → MAIRHPAIASKAAKKAKEARVKKARRHATEGKNTVETPLSKSFTDPRDVLLKPVVSEKSYALLDEGKYTFIVDPSANKTQIKQAVQSVFSVKVTGVNTINRQGKRKRTRTGFGQRASTKRAIVTLAEGDRIDIFGGPTA, encoded by the coding sequence ATGGCCATCCGTCACCCCGCTATCGCCTCGAAGGCCGCGAAGAAGGCCAAGGAGGCCCGCGTCAAGAAGGCGCGTCGCCACGCCACCGAGGGCAAGAACACCGTCGAGACCCCGCTGAGCAAGTCCTTCACGGACCCCCGTGACGTGCTGCTCAAGCCGGTCGTCTCGGAGAAGAGCTACGCGCTCCTCGACGAGGGCAAGTACACCTTCATCGTCGACCCGAGCGCCAACAAGACCCAGATCAAGCAGGCCGTCCAGTCGGTCTTCTCGGTCAAGGTCACCGGGGTCAACACGATCAACCGCCAGGGCAAGCGCAAGCGGACCCGCACGGGCTTCGGCCAGCGCGCGTCCACCAAGCGCGCGATCGTGACCCTCGCCGAGGGCGACCGTATCGACATCTTCGGCGGTCCGACCGCGTAA
- the rplB gene encoding 50S ribosomal protein L2, which produces MGIRKYKPTTPGRRGASVADFVEVTRSTPEKSLVRPLHSKGGRNNSGRVTVRHQGGGHKRAYRVIDFRRHDKDGVPAKVAHIEYDPNRTARIALLHYADGEKRYILAPRGLSQGDRVENGPGADIKPGNNLALRNIPVGTTLHAIELRPGGGAKFARSAGASVQLLAKEGSMAHLRMPSGEIRLVDVRCRATVGEVGNAEQSNINWGKAGRKRWLGVRPTVRGVVMNPVDHPHGGGEGRTSGGRHPVSPWGKKEGRTRSPKKASNKYIVRRRKTNKKR; this is translated from the coding sequence ATGGGTATCCGCAAGTACAAGCCGACGACTCCTGGCCGTCGTGGTGCCAGCGTCGCCGACTTCGTCGAGGTCACGCGGTCCACGCCGGAGAAGTCGTTGGTCCGCCCCCTGCACAGCAAGGGTGGCCGTAACAACTCCGGTCGTGTGACCGTCCGCCACCAGGGTGGTGGCCACAAGCGCGCCTACCGCGTGATCGACTTCCGTCGTCACGACAAGGACGGCGTGCCGGCGAAGGTCGCGCACATCGAGTACGACCCCAACCGCACCGCGCGCATCGCGCTCCTGCACTACGCGGACGGCGAGAAGCGCTACATCCTCGCGCCGCGTGGCCTGTCGCAGGGCGACCGCGTCGAGAACGGCCCCGGGGCCGACATCAAGCCGGGCAACAACCTTGCCCTGCGCAACATCCCGGTCGGTACCACGCTGCACGCCATCGAGCTGCGTCCGGGCGGCGGCGCGAAGTTCGCCCGCTCCGCCGGCGCCTCCGTGCAGCTGCTCGCGAAGGAGGGCTCCATGGCCCACCTGCGCATGCCGTCCGGTGAGATCCGCCTGGTCGACGTCCGCTGCCGCGCCACTGTGGGCGAGGTCGGCAACGCCGAGCAGAGCAACATCAACTGGGGCAAGGCCGGCCGTAAGCGCTGGCTGGGCGTCCGCCCGACCGTCCGTGGTGTGGTCATGAACCCGGTTGACCACCCGCACGGTGGTGGTGAGGGCCGAACCTCCGGTGGTCGCCACCCGGTGTCCCCGTGGGGCAAGAAGGAAGGCCGTACTCGTTCGCCCAAGAAGGCGTCGAACAAGTACATCGTCCGCCGCCGCAAGACGAACAAGAAGCGCTAG
- the rpsS gene encoding 30S ribosomal protein S19, translating into MPRSLKKGPFVDDHLIKKVDAQNEAGTKNVIKTWSRRSMIVPAMLGHTLAVHNGKTHIPVFVTESMVGHKLGEFSPTRTFRGHVKDDRKSKRR; encoded by the coding sequence ATGCCGCGCAGTCTCAAGAAGGGGCCCTTCGTCGACGACCACCTGATCAAGAAGGTGGACGCCCAGAACGAAGCAGGCACCAAGAACGTCATCAAGACCTGGTCCCGTCGCTCCATGATCGTGCCGGCCATGCTCGGCCACACGCTCGCGGTGCACAACGGCAAGACCCACATTCCGGTGTTTGTCACCGAGTCGATGGTCGGCCACAAGCTCGGCGAGTTCTCGCCGACGCGCACCTTCCGGGGTCACGTCAAGGACGACCGGAAGTCGAAGCGCCGCTAA
- the rplV gene encoding 50S ribosomal protein L22 — translation MEARAQARYIRVTPMKARRVVDLIRGLNATEAQAVLRFAPQAASVPVGKVLDSAIANAAHNYDHTDVDSLYISEAYVDEGPTLKRFRPRAQGRAYRIRKRTSHITVVVSSKEGTR, via the coding sequence ATGGAAGCCAGGGCCCAGGCGCGGTACATCCGCGTCACGCCCATGAAGGCCCGCCGCGTGGTGGACCTCATCCGTGGCCTGAACGCCACGGAGGCTCAGGCGGTCCTGCGTTTCGCCCCGCAGGCCGCGAGCGTGCCGGTCGGCAAGGTGCTGGACAGCGCCATCGCCAACGCCGCGCACAACTACGACCACACCGATGTCGACAGCCTCTACATCTCCGAGGCCTACGTCGACGAGGGCCCGACCCTGAAGCGGTTCCGTCCGCGCGCCCAGGGCCGTGCCTACCGGATCCGCAAGCGGACCAGCCACATCACCGTGGTCGTCAGCAGCAAGGAAGGAACCCGGTAA
- the rpsC gene encoding 30S ribosomal protein S3, translated as MGQKVNPHGFRLGVTTDFKSRWYADKLYKDYVKEDVAIRRMMTSGMERAGISKVEIERTRDRVRVDIHTARPGIVIGRRGAEADRIRGDLEKLTGKQVQLNILEVKNPETDAQLVAQAVAEQLSSRVSFRRAMRKSMQSAMKAGAKGIKIQCGGRLGGAEMSRSEFYREGRVPLHTLRANVDYGFFEAKTTFGRIGVKVWIYKGDVKNIAEVRAENAAARAGNRPARGGADRPARGGRGGERRGRKPQQAAGAEAPKAEAPASAAPAESTGTEA; from the coding sequence ATGGGCCAGAAGGTAAACCCGCACGGGTTCCGGCTCGGCGTTACGACCGACTTCAAGTCGCGCTGGTACGCCGACAAGCTGTACAAGGACTACGTCAAGGAGGACGTCGCCATCCGCCGGATGATGACGTCCGGCATGGAGCGCGCCGGTATCTCCAAGGTGGAGATCGAGCGCACCCGTGACCGCGTGCGTGTGGACATCCACACCGCTCGTCCGGGCATCGTCATCGGCCGCCGCGGCGCCGAGGCCGACCGCATCCGCGGTGACCTGGAGAAGCTGACCGGCAAGCAGGTCCAGCTGAACATCCTCGAGGTCAAGAACCCGGAGACGGACGCTCAGCTGGTGGCCCAGGCCGTCGCCGAGCAGCTGTCCTCCCGCGTCTCCTTCCGCCGTGCCATGCGCAAGAGCATGCAGTCGGCGATGAAGGCCGGCGCCAAGGGCATCAAGATCCAGTGCGGTGGCCGCCTCGGTGGCGCCGAGATGTCCCGCTCGGAGTTCTACCGCGAGGGCCGTGTGCCCCTGCACACGCTCCGCGCGAACGTGGACTACGGCTTCTTCGAGGCCAAGACGACCTTCGGCCGCATCGGCGTGAAGGTCTGGATCTACAAGGGCGACGTCAAGAACATCGCCGAGGTCCGCGCCGAGAACGCCGCTGCCCGTGCGGGTAACCGCCCGGCCCGCGGCGGTGCCGACCGCCCGGCCCGTGGTGGCCGCGGTGGCGAGCGGCGCGGTCGCAAGCCGCAGCAGGCTGCCGGCGCCGAGGCCCCCAAGGCCGAGGCTCCCGCGTCCGCCGCTCCGGCTGAGAGCACCGGAACGGAGGCCTGA
- the rplP gene encoding 50S ribosomal protein L16: MLIPRRVKHRKQHHPKRNGMSKGGTQVAFGEYGIQALTSAYVTNRQIEAARIAMTRHIKRGGKVWINIYPDRPLTKKPAETRMGSGKGSPEWWVANVKPGRVMFELSYPNEKIAREALTRAAHKLPMKCKIVKREAGEA, translated from the coding sequence ATGCTGATCCCCCGTAGGGTCAAGCACCGCAAGCAGCACCACCCCAAGCGCAACGGCATGTCCAAGGGTGGCACGCAGGTTGCGTTCGGCGAGTACGGCATCCAGGCGCTGACCTCGGCCTACGTGACGAACCGTCAGATCGAGGCCGCTCGTATCGCCATGACGCGTCACATCAAGCGTGGTGGCAAGGTCTGGATCAACATCTACCCGGACCGCCCCCTCACCAAGAAGCCGGCCGAGACCCGCATGGGTTCCGGTAAGGGCTCGCCGGAGTGGTGGGTGGCCAACGTCAAGCCCGGACGCGTGATGTTCGAGCTGTCGTACCCCAACGAGAAGATCGCGCGCGAGGCCCTGACCCGTGCGGCTCACAAGCTGCCGATGAAGTGCAAGATCGTCAAGCGCGAGGCAGGTGAAGCGTGA
- the rpmC gene encoding 50S ribosomal protein L29: protein MSAGTKASELRELGNEELLNKLREAKEELFNLRFQAATGQLENHGRLKAVRKDIARIYTLMRERELGIETVESA, encoded by the coding sequence ATGTCGGCCGGTACCAAGGCGTCCGAGCTGCGCGAGCTGGGCAACGAGGAGCTCCTCAACAAGCTCCGCGAGGCCAAGGAAGAGCTGTTCAACCTCCGCTTCCAGGCGGCGACGGGCCAGCTCGAGAACCACGGTCGGCTCAAGGCCGTCCGCAAGGACATCGCGCGGATCTACACCCTGATGCGAGAGCGCGAGCTGGGCATCGAGACGGTGGAGAGCGCCTGA
- the rpsQ gene encoding 30S ribosomal protein S17: MSESSNVTEETKTDRGFRKTREGLVVSDKMDKTVVVAVEDRVKHALYGKVIRRTNKLKAHDEQNAAGVGDRVLLMETRPLSATKRWRVVEILEKAK, encoded by the coding sequence ATGAGCGAGAGCAGCAACGTGACTGAAGAGACCAAGACGGACCGCGGTTTCCGCAAGACCCGTGAGGGTCTGGTCGTCAGCGACAAGATGGACAAGACCGTCGTCGTCGCCGTCGAGGACCGCGTCAAGCACGCGCTGTACGGCAAGGTCATCCGCCGTACGAACAAGCTCAAGGCGCACGACGAGCAGAACGCCGCGGGTGTCGGCGACCGCGTCCTCCTCATGGAGACCCGGCCGCTGTCCGCGACGAAGCGCTGGCGCGTCGTAGAGATCCTCGAGAAGGCCAAGTAA
- the rplN gene encoding 50S ribosomal protein L14: protein MIQQESRLRVADNTGAKEILCIRVLGGSGRRYAGIGDVIVATVKDAIPGGNVKKGDVVKAVIVRTVKERRRPDGSYIRFDENAAVILKNDGDPRGTRIFGPVGRELREKKFMKIISLAPEVL, encoded by the coding sequence GTGATCCAGCAGGAGTCGCGACTGCGTGTCGCCGACAACACGGGTGCGAAGGAGATCCTCTGCATCCGTGTGCTCGGCGGCTCCGGTCGCCGCTACGCGGGTATCGGTGACGTCATCGTCGCCACCGTCAAGGACGCGATCCCCGGTGGCAACGTGAAGAAGGGTGACGTCGTCAAGGCGGTCATCGTTCGCACCGTCAAGGAGCGCCGCCGTCCGGACGGCTCGTACATCCGCTTCGACGAGAACGCCGCTGTCATTCTGAAGAACGACGGCGACCCTCGTGGCACCCGTATCTTCGGCCCGGTCGGCCGTGAGCTGCGCGAGAAGAAGTTCATGAAGATCATCTCCCTCGCGCCGGAGGTGCTGTGA
- the rplX gene encoding 50S ribosomal protein L24 — protein sequence MKIKKGDLVQVITGKDKGKQGKVIAAFPREDRVLVEGVNRVKKHTKAGPTARGSQAGGIVTTEAPIHVSNVQLVVEKDGKKVVTRVGYRFDDEGNKIRVAKRTGEDI from the coding sequence ATGAAGATCAAGAAGGGCGACCTGGTCCAGGTCATCACCGGTAAGGACAAGGGCAAGCAGGGCAAGGTCATCGCGGCCTTCCCCCGCGAGGACCGTGTCCTGGTCGAGGGTGTCAACCGGGTCAAGAAGCACACCAAGGCCGGTCCGACGGCTCGCGGTTCGCAGGCCGGCGGCATCGTCACCACCGAGGCGCCGATCCACGTCTCCAACGTCCAGCTGGTCGTGGAGAAGGACGGCAAGAAGGTCGTGACCCGCGTCGGTTACCGCTTCGACGACGAAGGCAACAAGATCCGCGTTGCCAAGCGGACGGGTGAGGACATCTGA
- the rplE gene encoding 50S ribosomal protein L5: protein MTTTTTPRLKQKYREEITGKLRDEFKYENVMQIPGLVKIVVNMGVGDAARDSKLIEGAIRDLTTITGQKPAVTKARKSIAQFKLREGQPIGAHVTLRGDRMWEFLDRTLSLALPRIRDFRGLSPKQFDGRGNYTFGLTEQVMFHEIDQDKIDRVRGMDITVVTTATNDAEGRALLRHLGFPFKEA from the coding sequence ATGACGACCACCACCACTCCGCGCCTGAAGCAGAAGTACCGTGAGGAGATCACGGGCAAGCTGCGTGACGAGTTCAAGTACGAGAACGTCATGCAGATCCCCGGTCTCGTGAAGATCGTGGTCAACATGGGTGTGGGCGACGCCGCCCGCGACTCCAAGCTGATCGAGGGCGCCATCCGCGACCTCACCACGATCACCGGTCAGAAGCCGGCCGTCACCAAGGCCCGCAAGTCCATCGCGCAGTTCAAGCTGCGTGAGGGTCAGCCGATCGGTGCCCACGTCACGCTCCGTGGCGACCGCATGTGGGAGTTCCTGGACCGCACCCTGTCGCTCGCGCTGCCGCGCATCCGCGACTTCCGCGGCCTGTCCCCCAAGCAGTTCGACGGCCGTGGCAACTACACCTTCGGTCTCACGGAGCAGGTCATGTTCCACGAGATCGACCAGGACAAGATCGACCGCGTCCGGGGTATGGACATCACCGTGGTCACCACGGCGACCAACGACGCTGAGGGCCGCGCGCTCCTTCGTCACCTCGGCTTCCCCTTCAAGGAGGCGTGA
- a CDS encoding type Z 30S ribosomal protein S14, with the protein MAKKALIAKAARKPKFGVRGYTRCQRCGRPHSVYRKFGLCRVCLREMAHRGELPGVTKSSW; encoded by the coding sequence ATGGCGAAGAAGGCTCTGATTGCCAAGGCTGCTCGCAAGCCCAAGTTCGGTGTGCGTGGCTACACCCGCTGCCAGCGCTGCGGCCGCCCGCACTCCGTGTACCGCAAGTTCGGCCTGTGCCGCGTGTGCCTTCGTGAGATGGCTCACCGTGGCGAGCTGCCGGGCGTGACCAAGAGTTCCTGGTAA
- the rpsH gene encoding 30S ribosomal protein S8: protein MTMTDPIADMLTRLRNANSAYHDTVAMPHSKIKSHIAEILQQEGFITGWKVEDAEVGKNLVLELKFGPNRERSIAGIKRISKPGLRVYAKSTNLPKVLGGLGVAIISTSHGLLTDKQAQKKGVGGEVLAYVW from the coding sequence ATGACCATGACTGATCCGATCGCAGACATGCTGACCCGTCTGCGGAACGCGAACTCGGCATACCACGACACCGTGGCGATGCCGCACTCGAAGATCAAGTCGCACATCGCGGAGATCCTCCAGCAGGAGGGCTTCATCACGGGCTGGAAGGTCGAGGACGCCGAGGTCGGCAAGAACCTCGTCCTGGAGCTGAAGTTCGGCCCCAACCGTGAGCGCTCCATCGCGGGCATCAAGCGGATCTCCAAGCCCGGTCTCCGGGTGTACGCGAAGTCCACCAACCTGCCGAAGGTGCTGGGCGGCCTGGGCGTGGCCATCATCTCCACGTCCCACGGTCTCCTGACCGACAAGCAGGCGCAGAAGAAGGGCGTGGGTGGGGAAGTCCTCGCCTACGTCTGGTAG
- the rplF gene encoding 50S ribosomal protein L6: MSRIGKLPIPVPAGVDVTIDGRTVAVKGPKGELTHTVIAPIDIAKAEDGTLQVLRPNDERQSKALHGLSRTLVANMITGVTQGYVKKLEISGVGYRVQAKGSNLEFSLGYSHPILVEAPEGITFKVESPTRFSVEGIDKQKVGEVAANIRKLRRPDPYKAKGVKYEGEVIRRKVGKAGK; this comes from the coding sequence ATGTCGCGTATCGGCAAGCTCCCCATCCCGGTTCCCGCCGGCGTGGACGTCACCATCGACGGCCGTACGGTCGCGGTCAAGGGCCCCAAGGGCGAACTGACCCACACCGTCATCGCGCCGATCGACATCGCCAAGGCCGAGGACGGCACCCTGCAGGTGCTCCGGCCCAACGACGAGCGGCAGAGCAAGGCCCTGCACGGCCTGTCCCGCACGCTGGTGGCGAACATGATCACCGGTGTGACCCAGGGATACGTCAAGAAGCTCGAAATCAGCGGTGTCGGTTACCGCGTCCAGGCCAAGGGCTCCAACCTGGAGTTCTCCCTGGGCTACAGCCACCCGATCCTGGTCGAGGCCCCCGAGGGCATCACCTTCAAGGTGGAGTCCCCGACCCGTTTCTCGGTCGAGGGCATCGACAAGCAGAAGGTCGGCGAGGTTGCGGCCAACATCCGCAAGCTGCGCAGGCCCGACCCGTACAAGGCCAAGGGTGTCAAGTACGAGGGCGAAGTCATCCGCCGCAAGGTCGGAAAGGCGGGTAAGTAA
- the rplR gene encoding 50S ribosomal protein L18 has translation MAYGQKILKGDAYKRASIKRRHIRIRKRINGTAERPRLVVTRSNRHIVAQVIDDLKGHTLASASTLDSSIRGGEGDKSAQAKQVGALVAERAKAAGVEAVVFDRGGNQYAGRIAALADAAREAGLKF, from the coding sequence ATGGCATACGGGCAGAAGATCCTGAAGGGCGACGCCTACAAGCGCGCCTCGATCAAGCGCCGTCACATCCGGATCCGCAAGCGGATCAACGGTACGGCGGAGCGTCCCCGTCTGGTCGTGACCCGCTCGAACCGCCACATCGTGGCGCAGGTGATCGACGACCTGAAGGGTCACACCCTGGCATCGGCGTCCACGCTGGACAGCTCGATCCGCGGTGGCGAGGGCGACAAGTCCGCGCAGGCCAAGCAGGTCGGCGCCCTGGTCGCCGAGCGTGCCAAGGCCGCCGGTGTCGAGGCCGTCGTGTTCGACCGTGGTGGTAACCAGTACGCGGGGCGCATCGCCGCCCTGGCGGACGCCGCCCGCGAGGCCGGACTCAAGTTCTGA
- the rpsE gene encoding 30S ribosomal protein S5: MAGPQRRGGGAGGGERRDRKGRDGGAAAAEKTAYVERVVAINRVAKVVKGGRRFSFTALVVVGDGDGTVGVGYGKAKEVPAAIAKGVEEAKKHFFKVPRIQGTIPHPIQGEKAAGVVLLKPASPGTGVIAGGPVRAVLECAGIHDVLSKSLGSDNAINIVHATVEALKGLQRPEEIAARRGLPLEDVAPAALLRARAGAGA; this comes from the coding sequence ATGGCTGGACCCCAGCGCCGCGGTGGCGGTGCCGGTGGCGGCGAGCGGCGGGACCGGAAGGGCCGTGACGGCGGCGCAGCTGCCGCCGAGAAGACCGCGTACGTTGAGCGCGTTGTCGCGATCAACCGCGTCGCCAAGGTTGTGAAGGGTGGTCGTCGCTTCAGCTTCACCGCGCTGGTCGTGGTGGGCGACGGTGACGGCACCGTGGGTGTCGGATACGGCAAGGCCAAGGAGGTGCCGGCCGCCATCGCCAAGGGCGTTGAGGAGGCCAAGAAGCACTTCTTCAAGGTCCCCCGGATCCAGGGCACCATCCCGCACCCCATCCAGGGTGAGAAGGCTGCCGGCGTCGTCCTGCTCAAGCCCGCGTCGCCCGGTACCGGTGTTATCGCCGGTGGCCCGGTGCGTGCCGTGCTCGAGTGCGCCGGTATCCACGACGTGCTGTCGAAGTCGCTCGGCTCCGACAACGCGATCAACATCGTGCACGCCACCGTGGAGGCCCTGAAGGGCCTGCAGCGTCCCGAGGAGATCGCGGCCCGCCGTGGTCTGCCCCTCGAGGACGTCGCTCCCGCGGCTCTCCTGCGTGCGCGTGCCGGGGCGGGTGCGTAA
- the rpmD gene encoding 50S ribosomal protein L30, translating into MAQLKITQVKSYIGSKQNHRDTLRSLGLKGINTQVVKEDRPEFRGMVHTVRHLVTVEEVD; encoded by the coding sequence ATGGCGCAGCTCAAGATCACGCAGGTCAAGTCCTACATCGGCAGCAAGCAGAACCACCGTGACACCCTGCGCTCCCTTGGTCTCAAGGGCATCAACACGCAGGTCGTCAAGGAGGACCGCCCCGAGTTCCGCGGCATGGTGCACACCGTCCGCCACCTCGTGACGGTCGAGGAGGTCGACTGA